The following proteins are co-located in the Alcaligenes faecalis genome:
- a CDS encoding sodium/solute symporter (Members of the Solute:Sodium Symporter (SSS), TC 2.A.21 as described in tcdb.org, catalyze solute:Na+ symport. Known solutes for members of the family include sugars, amino acids, nucleosides, inositols, vitamins, urea or anions, depending on the system.) — protein sequence MNTQAILIFAAFVLVTLGITYWASSRTRSSSDFYTAGGGISGTQNGLAIVGDYMSAATLLGISSLAFTNGFDSLLYAVCAFMGWPIIMFLIAERLRNLGRYTLSDIVSYRLDERSTRIFTAISSLTVVLFYLIVQMVGAGQLVQLLFGIDYTYAVVAVGLLMMVYVVVGGMVATTWVQIIKAILMMGNGFLMAALALYYFNFDFSALVGAAAEHHQAGAAMKGPWKLMADPFSGLSLAVSLVFGIAGLPHIMMRFFTVPDARAARKSVFVATGLMGIFFVVICFLGLAAMAILPNHPEFYVDGKVGGMVLGGSNMPIMHLATALGGNLLFGLLAAVSFATILAVVSGLTLAGASAVAHDLYAKVIRRDDVTPSQAMRVNRLASIGIGLVAIFLGLLFRGQNVAFLVALAFSIAASANFPVLLMSMYWRGVTTRGVIYGGLSGLLVALGLVILSPAVWVRILGFSEAVFPYDFPTLISMPLAFFMIYFVSKLDHSRRASQDRDGFDAQQVRAETAVGIAAVSH from the coding sequence ATGAATACACAAGCCATTCTGATCTTTGCGGCTTTTGTCCTGGTGACCCTGGGCATTACCTATTGGGCTTCGTCACGCACACGTTCCAGCTCGGATTTTTACACGGCAGGCGGCGGCATTAGTGGCACACAAAATGGCCTGGCCATTGTGGGCGACTACATGTCCGCCGCCACCTTGCTGGGTATTTCGTCCCTGGCCTTTACCAACGGTTTTGACTCGCTGCTGTATGCCGTTTGCGCCTTCATGGGCTGGCCGATCATCATGTTTCTGATTGCCGAGCGCCTGCGCAATCTGGGCCGCTACACCTTGAGCGATATCGTCTCGTACCGTCTGGATGAACGCAGCACCCGCATCTTTACCGCAATCAGCTCGCTGACGGTGGTGCTGTTCTACCTGATCGTGCAAATGGTCGGGGCCGGACAACTGGTGCAACTGCTGTTTGGCATCGACTACACCTACGCCGTGGTGGCCGTGGGCTTGCTCATGATGGTGTACGTGGTGGTGGGCGGCATGGTGGCAACCACCTGGGTGCAAATCATCAAGGCTATTTTGATGATGGGCAATGGCTTTTTGATGGCTGCCCTGGCCCTGTACTACTTCAACTTCGACTTTTCTGCCCTGGTCGGCGCTGCGGCTGAACATCACCAGGCTGGCGCAGCCATGAAAGGCCCCTGGAAGTTGATGGCCGATCCGTTCTCGGGTCTGTCTCTGGCCGTTTCCCTGGTGTTTGGTATTGCCGGCCTGCCCCACATCATGATGCGTTTCTTCACGGTGCCGGATGCACGCGCTGCCCGTAAATCGGTATTCGTGGCAACGGGTTTGATGGGTATCTTCTTTGTGGTGATCTGCTTTCTGGGCCTGGCTGCCATGGCCATCCTGCCCAACCACCCCGAGTTCTATGTGGACGGCAAGGTAGGCGGCATGGTGCTGGGTGGCTCGAACATGCCCATCATGCACCTGGCAACGGCCTTGGGTGGCAACCTGCTGTTCGGTTTGCTGGCTGCCGTGTCCTTTGCCACGATTCTGGCGGTGGTCAGTGGCTTGACCCTGGCCGGTGCCTCGGCGGTTGCCCATGACCTGTACGCCAAAGTCATCCGTCGCGACGATGTCACGCCATCGCAAGCCATGCGGGTCAACCGCCTGGCATCAATCGGTATTGGCTTGGTCGCCATTTTTCTGGGGCTGCTGTTTCGTGGTCAAAACGTCGCTTTCCTGGTTGCCCTGGCCTTCAGTATTGCCGCCTCGGCCAACTTCCCGGTCTTGCTAATGTCCATGTACTGGCGTGGTGTCACCACCCGTGGTGTGATCTATGGAGGTCTGAGCGGCCTGCTGGTGGCGCTGGGTCTGGTGATTCTGTCCCCAGCCGTGTGGGTCCGCATTCTGGGCTTTTCCGAAGCCGTATTCCCCTACGACTTCCCCACCCTGATTTCCATGCCTTTGGCATTCTTCATGATCTACTTTGTATCAAAACTGGACCACAGCCGTCGTGCCAGCCAAGACCGTGATGGGTTTGACGCCCAGCAAGTCCGCGCTGAAACTGCAGTCGGTATTGCCGCTGTGTCTCACTAG
- a CDS encoding aspartate carbamoyltransferase, producing MAVSQQVFLRDAMRRLNLTRDVFAARIGVKRRALDTWLLPEGSLESRAMPEVVQRFVTEIVENEALLSKYAQSAQSGPLRDRIATGGKHQLLSVEQFTRETVEELCSLADIMQPIARRQKVSRVLEGAVLGNLFFEASTRTRVSFGSAFCRLGGSVCDTTGFTFSSMAKGESIYDTSRVMSGYVDAMVIRHPEQGSVAEFARATNIPVVNGGDGAGEHPSQALLDLYTISTEFSRLGKLLDGAHIALVGDLKYGRTVHSLIKLLGMYRGLKFTLISPPGLEMPEHIVEQVAKQGKHVIEQTSSLEKGLPGVDVIYATRVQKERFEEGQDGSFTADFQVNKAIIDRCCGPDVIVMHPLPRDSREGAHDLSVDLNHDPRLAIFRQADNGIPVRMAIFAVLLGVETLVQHSMRDVTWNPPSHIGPDDAVFHGMY from the coding sequence ATGGCCGTCTCCCAACAAGTTTTTTTGCGTGATGCAATGCGTCGCCTGAACCTGACTCGTGACGTTTTTGCGGCACGTATTGGGGTCAAGCGTCGCGCACTGGACACTTGGCTGCTGCCTGAAGGCTCTTTGGAGTCGCGGGCCATGCCGGAAGTGGTGCAGCGTTTTGTCACGGAAATTGTGGAAAACGAAGCGTTGCTGAGCAAGTATGCGCAAAGCGCACAGTCCGGCCCCTTGCGTGATCGCATTGCCACCGGCGGCAAGCATCAGCTCTTGTCCGTTGAGCAGTTCACTCGTGAAACTGTGGAAGAGCTGTGCAGTCTGGCCGATATCATGCAGCCCATCGCTCGCCGTCAGAAAGTGTCGCGCGTGCTGGAAGGGGCAGTGCTGGGTAACCTGTTTTTTGAAGCCTCCACTCGTACCCGCGTCAGCTTCGGCTCGGCCTTCTGCCGCCTGGGCGGTTCGGTGTGTGATACCACCGGCTTTACTTTTTCTTCCATGGCTAAAGGTGAGTCCATTTACGACACCAGCCGAGTCATGAGCGGCTATGTGGATGCCATGGTGATTCGTCACCCTGAGCAAGGTTCGGTCGCGGAATTTGCGCGCGCCACCAATATCCCGGTGGTTAACGGTGGTGACGGCGCAGGCGAGCACCCCAGTCAGGCGTTATTGGACTTGTATACGATCAGCACGGAGTTTTCCCGTCTGGGCAAGTTGCTGGATGGCGCACATATCGCCCTGGTAGGGGACCTGAAATATGGACGTACCGTACACTCCCTGATCAAGTTGCTGGGCATGTATCGTGGCCTGAAATTCACCCTGATTTCGCCCCCTGGCCTGGAAATGCCAGAGCACATTGTGGAGCAGGTTGCCAAGCAGGGTAAGCATGTCATCGAACAGACGAGCTCCTTGGAAAAAGGTCTGCCTGGCGTGGATGTGATTTACGCTACGCGCGTGCAAAAAGAGCGTTTCGAAGAAGGGCAGGATGGCAGCTTTACCGCCGACTTCCAGGTCAATAAAGCCATTATTGATCGCTGTTGTGGCCCTGATGTGATTGTGATGCACCCGTTGCCGCGTGATAGCCGTGAAGGGGCGCATGATCTGAGCGTGGACTTGAACCACGATCCGCGTCTGGCGATTTTCCGCCAGGCAGACAACGGTATTCCCGTACGTATGGCGATTTTTGCCGTGCTGCTGGGGGTGGAAACGCTGGTGCAGCATTCCATGCGCGATGTAACCTGGAACCCTCCATCGCATATCGGTCCTGATGATGCCGTTTTCCATGGCATGTATTAA
- the pbpC gene encoding penicillin-binding protein 1C, protein MHPPSKAGLLVLGLALWASPGQTTPSYEDVRQAYRSSDVQVLDRQGQLIQRVRLDFHQRRGDWVALEQISPALQMAVLMSEDRRFESHGGVDWLSVGSAAWDGLFAGRSRGASTITMQLAGLMDQDLVGGRGGRSVWQKLDQVVAAQSLEDTWTKPEILEAYLNQVAFRGELVGVDAMARTLFQKQAAALDARESAIAAVLLRGPNASALTVERRACLTLQEMGRAEQCRSLSHLVPVALRRSGQAPLGPVQRAPHFARWVLDQNPQIKAGDSVRTSLDTRLQMQVQASMRRHLLDLSTARVQDAAVVVLDNLSGQVLAYVGSSGELSEAAEVDHARSLRQAGSTLKPFLYEMAIEKRLLTATSLLEDSPLNLSTGNGLYIPQNYDKQFVGWVSARNALASSLNIPAVRVLTMLGPANLVDRLRALGLSLRQDGDFYGYSLALGSADVTLLELSNAYRALANLGQTQAVQTRMDQQAAPFQVVMDAGASWIVGDILSDRQARVLTFGLDSALSTPFWSAVKTGTSKDMRDNWALGWTEHFTVGVWVGNSAGQSMQDVSGVSGAAPIWHEVISILNQRRPGRQIAMPAQVQMRQIEFVPALEPRREEFFVEGTQTDRVELSDVEQAYAGPARIREPVNGTVFALDPDIPPQSQQLRLLAQGQITEPLVWWVQGVEAGRGAQLRIPLVPGTLRIELKTQQGRLMDQVSVQVRGAQMTSFNKD, encoded by the coding sequence ATGCACCCGCCAAGTAAAGCAGGACTGCTGGTGTTGGGACTGGCCCTGTGGGCCAGTCCTGGGCAGACGACACCTAGTTATGAGGACGTTCGGCAAGCGTACCGGTCTTCCGATGTGCAGGTTTTGGACCGTCAGGGTCAGCTTATCCAACGAGTCCGTTTGGACTTTCATCAACGGCGTGGCGACTGGGTCGCGCTGGAGCAAATTTCTCCGGCTTTGCAAATGGCAGTCTTGATGTCTGAGGACCGTCGTTTTGAGTCTCATGGTGGGGTGGATTGGTTATCAGTCGGCTCTGCGGCCTGGGACGGTTTGTTTGCCGGACGTAGTCGCGGTGCTTCCACCATTACCATGCAGTTGGCCGGCCTGATGGATCAGGATCTGGTCGGTGGTCGTGGTGGGCGCTCGGTCTGGCAAAAGCTGGACCAGGTGGTGGCCGCCCAATCGCTGGAAGATACCTGGACCAAGCCGGAAATTCTGGAGGCCTATCTGAATCAGGTGGCTTTTCGGGGTGAGCTGGTCGGGGTGGATGCGATGGCGCGCACCTTGTTTCAAAAGCAGGCCGCCGCATTGGATGCGCGTGAGTCGGCCATTGCCGCAGTGTTGTTACGTGGCCCGAATGCCTCGGCTCTGACGGTTGAACGTCGGGCCTGTCTGACCTTGCAGGAAATGGGACGTGCTGAGCAATGTCGTTCATTGAGTCATCTGGTGCCCGTGGCCTTGCGCCGGTCCGGACAAGCTCCTTTGGGACCGGTCCAACGGGCGCCGCATTTTGCCCGTTGGGTCCTGGATCAGAATCCACAAATCAAGGCGGGTGACAGTGTCCGCACAAGCTTGGATACGCGATTGCAAATGCAGGTGCAGGCCAGTATGCGGCGACACTTGCTTGATCTCAGTACCGCGCGTGTGCAGGATGCTGCCGTTGTAGTGCTGGACAATCTCAGCGGGCAGGTTCTGGCCTACGTAGGCTCCAGTGGTGAGCTGTCCGAGGCGGCTGAGGTGGATCATGCCCGCTCTTTGCGGCAAGCGGGCTCGACACTCAAGCCTTTTCTGTATGAGATGGCAATTGAAAAACGCCTGTTGACGGCGACATCCTTGCTGGAGGACTCCCCGCTGAATTTGTCCACCGGTAATGGCCTGTATATCCCGCAAAATTATGACAAGCAGTTTGTGGGTTGGGTCAGCGCGCGCAATGCTCTGGCCTCTTCGCTGAATATCCCCGCCGTGCGGGTATTGACCATGCTGGGGCCTGCCAATTTGGTGGATCGCTTGCGTGCATTGGGCTTGAGTCTGCGTCAGGATGGCGATTTTTATGGCTATAGCCTGGCCTTGGGCAGCGCGGATGTCACTTTGTTGGAATTGAGCAATGCCTATCGTGCGCTGGCCAATTTAGGCCAGACGCAAGCGGTGCAAACACGGATGGATCAGCAAGCTGCTCCCTTTCAGGTTGTGATGGATGCCGGTGCTAGCTGGATTGTGGGCGACATATTGTCGGACCGTCAGGCTCGGGTGCTGACCTTTGGCTTGGACAGTGCCTTGAGCACCCCATTTTGGAGTGCGGTTAAAACTGGAACCAGTAAAGATATGCGTGATAACTGGGCCTTGGGTTGGACAGAGCACTTTACCGTTGGTGTCTGGGTCGGAAATAGTGCCGGTCAAAGTATGCAAGATGTATCAGGCGTCAGCGGTGCGGCACCGATTTGGCACGAGGTCATTTCGATCCTGAATCAGCGTCGCCCGGGTCGTCAAATAGCCATGCCTGCGCAGGTACAGATGCGCCAGATTGAATTTGTCCCTGCCCTGGAGCCCCGCCGTGAAGAGTTTTTTGTCGAGGGCACACAGACAGATCGCGTGGAGTTAAGTGATGTAGAGCAGGCCTATGCTGGTCCGGCTCGTATTCGCGAACCTGTCAATGGCACTGTTTTCGCGCTGGATCCGGATATTCCGCCACAGAGCCAGCAACTGCGATTACTGGCCCAAGGACAGATTACCGAGCCCTTGGTGTGGTGGGTGCAGGGAGTAGAGGCGGGGAGGGGAGCACAGTTGCGAATTCCGCTGGTGCCGGGAACGCTGCGAATTGAATTGAAAACGCAACAGGGTCGCTTGATGGATCAAGTCAGCGTACAAGTTAGAGGTGCACAAATGACAAGCTTTAACAAAGATTAA
- a CDS encoding CoA-acylating methylmalonate-semialdehyde dehydrogenase, translating into MTELNAPDIAHYIGGGQQAGAGTRTQPVYNPATGQVSAKVKLGSQQDIDAAVASAQAAFPAWADTPPLRRARVLFNFLALLNENKEKLAAMITAEHGKVLSDAMGEVTRGIEIVEFACGIPQLLKGDFTEQVSTNIDNWTMRQPLGVVAGITPFNFPVMVPMWMFPVAIAAGNTFVLKPSPIDPSPSLFIAELLKEAGLPDGVFNVVQGDKDAVEALVNHQDVQAVSFVGSTPIANRIYEMGATGGKRVQALGGAKNHLVVMPDADIDLTVDALIGAAYGSAGERCMAISVAVLVGDSAERILPKLEERTRSLKILNGTNAAAEMGPIVTQQARERISSCIDKGVQEGAKLLVDGRHFDGAKAGEGCENGFWMGGTLFDHVTPEMSVYQDEIFGPVLCCVRVPDLASAIELINKHQFGNGVACFTSDGNVAREFGRRIHVGMVGINVPIPVPMAWHGFGGWKKSLFGDMHAYGEEGVRFYTRQKSIMQRWPESISKGAEFAMPTSK; encoded by the coding sequence ATGACAGAGTTAAACGCCCCCGACATTGCTCACTACATCGGAGGTGGCCAGCAGGCTGGCGCCGGTACCCGTACTCAACCGGTGTACAACCCGGCCACCGGCCAGGTCAGCGCCAAGGTCAAACTGGGTAGCCAGCAAGATATTGACGCCGCTGTGGCCAGTGCCCAGGCTGCTTTCCCCGCCTGGGCCGACACGCCACCACTGCGCCGCGCCCGCGTACTGTTCAATTTTTTGGCCTTGCTCAACGAGAACAAAGAGAAGCTGGCCGCCATGATCACGGCCGAGCATGGCAAGGTTCTGTCCGATGCGATGGGCGAAGTCACCCGCGGTATCGAAATTGTGGAATTTGCTTGCGGCATTCCTCAGTTGCTCAAAGGCGATTTCACCGAGCAGGTCAGCACGAATATCGACAACTGGACCATGCGTCAGCCTCTGGGTGTCGTTGCCGGTATCACCCCATTCAACTTCCCGGTCATGGTGCCCATGTGGATGTTCCCTGTCGCCATCGCCGCCGGTAACACCTTTGTGCTCAAACCCAGCCCTATCGACCCCAGCCCCAGCTTGTTCATCGCCGAGCTGCTGAAAGAAGCCGGGCTGCCCGATGGCGTATTCAACGTGGTGCAAGGCGATAAAGACGCGGTTGAGGCTCTGGTCAATCATCAGGACGTGCAAGCCGTATCCTTTGTGGGTTCAACCCCAATTGCCAACCGCATTTATGAAATGGGTGCAACCGGTGGCAAGCGCGTACAAGCTTTGGGCGGTGCCAAGAACCACCTGGTCGTCATGCCTGATGCCGACATCGACCTGACCGTGGACGCCTTGATCGGCGCCGCCTACGGCTCGGCGGGCGAGCGTTGCATGGCCATCTCGGTAGCCGTGCTGGTGGGTGACTCTGCCGAGCGCATCCTGCCCAAACTGGAAGAACGCACTCGCAGCCTGAAGATTCTGAACGGCACTAACGCCGCCGCCGAAATGGGCCCCATCGTGACGCAGCAAGCACGCGAACGTATCAGCAGCTGCATCGACAAAGGTGTACAAGAAGGCGCCAAACTGCTGGTGGACGGCCGTCACTTTGACGGCGCCAAAGCCGGTGAAGGTTGCGAGAACGGCTTCTGGATGGGCGGCACCCTGTTCGATCACGTCACCCCCGAGATGAGCGTCTATCAGGATGAAATCTTTGGCCCTGTGCTGTGCTGCGTACGCGTACCGGATCTGGCCAGCGCCATTGAACTGATCAACAAGCACCAGTTCGGCAACGGTGTGGCTTGCTTTACCAGTGACGGTAACGTAGCCCGTGAATTTGGCCGCCGCATCCACGTGGGTATGGTCGGTATCAACGTACCTATTCCTGTCCCTATGGCCTGGCACGGTTTTGGTGGCTGGAAGAAGAGCCTGTTTGGCGATATGCACGCCTATGGTGAAGAAGGCGTGCGCTTTTACACCCGCCAGAAATCCATCATGCAGCGCTGGCCTGAAAGCATCTCCAAGGGTGCGGAATTTGCCATGCCCACGTCCAAGTAA